From one Magnetofaba australis IT-1 genomic stretch:
- a CDS encoding urease subunit beta, whose product MIPGEVIAAEGSITLNAGRQTLTLSVANSGDRPVQVGSHYHFSETNPALQFDREAARGYRLDIPAGTAVRFEPGQTRDVTLVALAGTRTVIGFNARVDGAL is encoded by the coding sequence ATGATTCCTGGAGAAGTGATTGCCGCCGAGGGCTCCATCACCCTCAACGCCGGACGCCAAACCCTCACCCTGAGCGTGGCCAACAGCGGCGACCGCCCGGTGCAGGTGGGCTCCCACTACCACTTTTCTGAGACCAATCCGGCGCTGCAGTTCGACCGCGAGGCGGCGCGCGGCTATCGGCTCGATATTCCGGCGGGCACGGCGGTGCGCTTCGAACCGGGGCAGACTCGCGACGTCACCCTGGTGGCGCTGGCCGGAACGCGCACCGTTATCGGCTTCAACGCCCGCGTGGACGGCGCGCTCTAG
- a CDS encoding urease subunit gamma encodes MHLSPREKDKLLVATAAMVARRRLERGVKLNHPEAVALITDYVVEGARDGRSVADLMSAGATVLTREQVMEGIPEMIHEIQVEATFPDGTKLVTVHNPIR; translated from the coding sequence ATGCATCTGTCACCACGAGAGAAGGACAAACTGCTGGTCGCCACCGCCGCCATGGTGGCGCGTCGCCGCCTGGAGCGCGGGGTGAAGCTCAACCACCCGGAGGCGGTGGCGCTGATCACCGACTACGTAGTGGAGGGCGCGCGCGACGGTCGTAGCGTGGCCGACCTCATGAGCGCCGGGGCCACTGTGCTTACCCGCGAACAGGTGATGGAGGGGATACCGGAGATGATTCACGAAATCCAGGTGGAAGCGACATTTCCTGACGGCACCAAGCTGGTCACCGTGCACAACCCCATTCGCTGA
- a CDS encoding urease accessory protein UreD — MSASVLRFGQHRVQGRAAVRFKYDCVQTRLDHLYQSDPLRLLFPLPERDEPLTTVLTTTSGGLVGGDELDIEITTLAGAQGLAMAQAAEKIYGSNGPDCNVTLRLNAHDGARLEWLPQESILFDQARLRRHTDLYTAGSGEILAGEMLTFGRMAMGERVRSGLARDAWTLSDDAAVVWRDALHMEGDVAEILADPACFDGAQAAGSIVHVGPDYVATAREILAQLKLPEEVLAAAGRVAERVNLIRWLGRDAQQMRKAYGAFWKAYRHQVWQRPEKLPRLWEI, encoded by the coding sequence ATGAGCGCCTCGGTATTACGCTTCGGTCAACACCGCGTGCAGGGCCGCGCCGCCGTCCGCTTCAAATACGATTGCGTCCAGACGCGCCTGGATCATCTGTACCAGAGCGATCCGCTACGCCTGCTGTTTCCCCTGCCCGAGCGCGATGAACCACTGACCACGGTTCTCACCACCACCTCGGGAGGGCTGGTGGGCGGCGATGAGCTGGATATCGAAATCACCACGCTGGCGGGCGCCCAGGGATTGGCCATGGCGCAAGCGGCGGAGAAGATCTATGGCTCCAATGGGCCGGATTGCAACGTCACCCTGCGTCTGAACGCCCATGATGGCGCACGTTTGGAGTGGCTGCCGCAGGAGAGCATTCTGTTTGATCAAGCCCGCTTGCGACGTCATACCGATCTCTACACGGCGGGCTCGGGGGAGATTCTCGCCGGAGAGATGTTGACCTTTGGCCGCATGGCCATGGGCGAGCGGGTGCGCAGCGGGCTGGCGCGCGACGCTTGGACGTTGAGCGATGACGCCGCTGTAGTGTGGCGCGATGCGCTGCATATGGAGGGCGATGTGGCGGAGATTCTGGCCGATCCGGCCTGCTTTGATGGCGCCCAGGCGGCTGGGAGTATTGTGCATGTGGGGCCGGATTATGTTGCGACGGCGCGGGAGATTCTGGCTCAATTGAAACTCCCCGAAGAGGTACTGGCCGCCGCCGGGCGAGTGGCCGAGCGGGTGAATCTAATCCGCTGGCTGGGGCGGGACGCCCAACAGATGCGCAAAGCCTATGGCGCGTTCTGGAAGGCGTATCGGCATCAGGTGTGGCAACGGCCCGAGAAGCTGCCCAGACTGTGGGAAATTTAA